From Candidatus Paceibacterota bacterium, one genomic window encodes:
- a CDS encoding TrmH family RNA methyltransferase, producing the protein MVFLILHNIRSTHNVGSIFRTADAAGVSKIFLTGYTPTPVDKFGRERKDIAKTALGAEKNIPWVYAKTPTSLIKNLKKERVKLIAIEQHVRAVDYKKVKLTENKKGERRGTAFLVGNEVKGMSKQLLAQCDVVAEIPMKGKKESLNVSVSFGIALFRILNI; encoded by the coding sequence ATGGTTTTCCTAATTCTTCACAACATTCGCAGCACCCACAATGTCGGGTCTATTTTTAGAACAGCCGATGCGGCGGGCGTCTCAAAAATATTTTTAACGGGTTATACACCCACGCCTGTAGATAAGTTTGGCCGAGAAAGAAAAGACATTGCCAAGACAGCCCTAGGGGCAGAAAAAAATATTCCTTGGGTATATGCCAAAACTCCGACAAGCCTCATTAAAAACTTAAAAAAAGAAAGGGTGAAGCTTATAGCCATAGAGCAACATGTTCGAGCTGTGGATTATAAAAAAGTAAAATTAACTGAAAATAAAAAAGGGGAGAGGCGCGGAACGGCCTTTTTGGTCGGAAATGAAGTAAAGGGTATGTCGAAGCAACTTTTGGCTCAATGTGACGTGGTAGCTGAAATACCCATGAAAGGCAAAAAAGAATCTCTAAATGTCAGCGTTTCTTTTGGGATTGCTTTGTTTAGGATTTTAAATATTTAA
- the rpsT gene encoding 30S ribosomal protein S20, which yields MPITSSAKKALRGSAKKRVFNMRSKKNIDTVTKEIKKLVIAGKAKEAQAKLSLAYKAIDKAAKTNFIKKNTAARKKSRLSAFIKKAK from the coding sequence ATGCCAATCACATCATCCGCCAAAAAAGCTCTTAGAGGTTCAGCTAAAAAGCGTGTTTTCAACATGCGTAGCAAGAAAAATATAGACACTGTCACTAAGGAAATCAAAAAGCTCGTTATCGCTGGCAAGGCAAAAGAAGCCCAGGCCAAGCTTTCCTTGGCTTACAAAGCTATCGACAAAGCAGCCAAGACCAACTTTATCAAGAAAAATACAGCCGCTCGCAAAAAATCTCGTCTCTCTGCTTTTATCAAGAAAGCAAAATAA
- a CDS encoding M48 family metallopeptidase has product MNKKASLLKYAETARLLVHTRLVYFNQFYNFKYGTVRIKAQTTRWGSCSSKGNLNFNYRIVLLPAHLADYIVVHELCHLGQFNHSQKFWDLVANTLPNFKLLRNELKMLYSSHDSGHRVGYFKTRT; this is encoded by the coding sequence ATAAATAAAAAAGCTTCTCTTCTCAAGTATGCCGAAACTGCTCGGTTACTTGTGCATACGCGTCTAGTATATTTCAACCAGTTTTATAATTTTAAGTATGGTACAGTCCGAATCAAAGCCCAGACCACTAGATGGGGGAGCTGCTCGAGTAAAGGAAATCTAAATTTTAATTATAGAATAGTTCTCCTGCCAGCACATTTGGCAGACTATATTGTGGTGCATGAGCTTTGTCATCTGGGGCAGTTCAACCATTCTCAAAAATTTTGGGATTTGGTAGCCAATACTTTGCCGAATTTCAAGCTGCTCAGAAATGAGCTTAAAATGTTATACTCCTCCCATGACTCAGGCCACCGCGTTGGATATTTTAAAACTAGGACATAG
- the ruvA gene encoding Holliday junction branch migration protein RuvA produces the protein MISQLTGTVSYHNEKFAVLNVGGVGYKVHGTFETLEKAALQSQKGPVTIWTHLVVREDALDLYGFLEKEALDFFELLISISGIGPKSALGILNVATVSALKKAVSSGDTSHLTKVSGIGKKNADKIVLELKGKFGLEGNDEAGDITLHEEVDALEALKSLGFDHKAAREALKNIPIKTEGGSKGHSTSDRVKAALKILSK, from the coding sequence ATGATTTCTCAGCTTACAGGCACAGTCTCTTATCACAACGAAAAATTTGCCGTTTTGAACGTTGGAGGAGTGGGTTATAAAGTACATGGGACTTTTGAAACACTCGAAAAAGCGGCTCTGCAGAGCCAAAAAGGTCCGGTGACAATCTGGACCCACCTTGTCGTCCGTGAAGACGCCCTCGATCTATACGGATTTTTAGAAAAGGAAGCTTTGGATTTTTTTGAACTTTTGATTTCTATTTCTGGCATCGGACCAAAGTCAGCTCTTGGTATTTTAAATGTAGCCACTGTTTCCGCTTTGAAAAAAGCCGTTTCTTCTGGCGATACTTCACATTTAACCAAAGTTTCCGGCATCGGGAAAAAGAATGCAGACAAAATTGTACTCGAACTCAAAGGTAAATTTGGGCTGGAAGGAAACGATGAGGCCGGTGACATCACTCTTCATGAAGAAGTCGACGCCCTAGAAGCTCTCAAATCTCTAGGCTTTGATCACAAAGCGGCTCGTGAAGCTCTAAAAAATATTCCTATCAAAACAGAGGGCGGATCAAAAGGTCATTCTACTAGCGATCGCGTCAAAGCCGCTCTAAAAATTTTGAGTAAGTAA
- the mutM gene encoding DNA-formamidopyrimidine glycosylase: MPELPEVHTTATMLDKFVKNKRILDVWTDYKSTYHTGRPNIKDPKYFSRFRKEVSGKKILRVHRRAKNVLLDLEDGQTILIHMKMTGHLLYSQYIFDKKKNSWSPKDKNGLFAGPFSRFVHLVFSLSDGKHMAFSDMRKFASVSLIPDPATLKKTFEKVGPEPLEKTFTWQTLRARLLLRPKGKIKTVLMDHNVVAGIGNIYSDEILWAARIHPERRISTLSETDFREILKWIKKLLAKGIDFGGDSMSDYRNPLGERGDFQNHHNVYRRKNLPCLRKRCPGTIQRKVIGQRSAHFCPVCQK, encoded by the coding sequence ATGCCAGAACTTCCCGAAGTCCACACCACTGCCACCATGCTTGATAAGTTTGTCAAAAACAAACGTATTTTGGATGTGTGGACGGATTATAAAAGCACTTACCACACAGGTCGACCAAACATAAAGGACCCAAAATACTTCTCAAGGTTTCGTAAAGAAGTTTCGGGTAAAAAAATCCTGCGAGTCCACCGTCGGGCTAAAAATGTCCTCTTGGACTTGGAAGATGGCCAGACAATCTTGATCCATATGAAGATGACCGGGCACCTTTTATACAGTCAATATATTTTTGATAAAAAGAAAAACAGCTGGAGCCCAAAGGATAAAAATGGCCTCTTTGCTGGGCCTTTCAGCCGTTTTGTGCATCTTGTTTTTAGTCTGTCTGACGGCAAACACATGGCTTTTTCGGATATGCGTAAATTTGCCAGTGTTTCACTCATCCCCGATCCTGCGACCCTCAAAAAAACTTTTGAAAAGGTAGGGCCGGAACCTCTGGAAAAAACTTTCACTTGGCAAACTTTGCGCGCTAGGCTGCTCCTGCGGCCAAAGGGAAAAATCAAAACTGTTTTAATGGACCACAACGTAGTGGCAGGGATCGGCAATATTTATTCGGATGAGATTTTGTGGGCTGCTCGTATTCACCCAGAGCGTAGAATCTCTACTCTTTCTGAAACAGATTTTCGGGAAATATTAAAATGGATCAAAAAACTTTTGGCCAAAGGGATTGATTTTGGAGGCGACTCAATGAGTGACTATCGCAACCCTCTCGGCGAACGAGGTGATTTTCAAAACCACCACAATGTCTATAGACGCAAAAATCTACCGTGTTTACGAAAAAGATGCCCTGGGACTATCCAAAGAAAAGTAATAGGCCAGCGTTCAGCTCATTTTTGCCCCGTTTGCCAAAAGTAA